The following proteins are co-located in the Tiliqua scincoides isolate rTilSci1 chromosome 8, rTilSci1.hap2, whole genome shotgun sequence genome:
- the RSL24D1 gene encoding probable ribosome biogenesis protein RLP24 produces MRVEKCYFCSGPVYPGHGMLFVRNDCKVFRFCKSKCHKNFKKKRNPRKVRWTKAFRKASGKELTVDNSFEFEKRRNEPVKYQRELWNKTVDAMKRVEEVKQKRQAKFIMNRLKKGKELQKAQDIKEVKQNIHLIRAPHAGKAKQLEEKMVQKLQEAVEMEDVS; encoded by the exons ATGCGCGTGGAGAAGTGCTACTTCTGCTCCGGCCCGGTCTACCCGGGCCACGGCATGCTCTTCGTGCGCAACGACTgcaag GTGTTTCGGTTCTGCAAATCAAAATGCCACAAAAACTTCAAAAAGAAGAGAAATCCCAGGAAGGTCAGATGGACAAAAGCTTTCCGGAAAGCATCTGGAAAAGAATTAACAGTG GATAATTCATTTGAATTTGAGAAACGGAGAAATGAACCTGTGAAATACCAGCGAGAGCTTTGGAATAAAACAG TGGATGCAATGAAGAGAGTAGAAGAAGTCAAACAAAAGCGGCAAGCCAAATTCATCATGAACAG GTTAAAGAAGGGCAAAGAGCTGCAGAAGGCCCAAGACATCAAGGAGGTCAAGCAGAACATCCACCTCATCCGGGCTCCACATGCAG gcaaggccAAGCAGCTGGAAGAGAAGATGGTCCAGAAGTTACAGGAGGCTGTGGAAATGGAAGATGTTTCCTAG